The following proteins are co-located in the Treponema sp. J25 genome:
- a CDS encoding DUF5668 domain-containing protein, giving the protein MKNSLHHFWIGRLLFTLGVTFTILGSILCLSIVKGVSKLVVLPAAFFLILGALFAYTAVQVSRKSGYLYFSAFCFQIGLLVLGLALQIIPIPFYRLWPLLAIIAGLSFIPVIRFNKRKPVAVFLVPAIAFVGIGVVLLIFSFHVVDFSFRRFLITWWPLFLLIGGLMLFLISLFPFEPKEVHKKQRIQRPHKRPLSKDGTE; this is encoded by the coding sequence ATGAAAAACTCCTTACACCATTTTTGGATAGGTCGTTTACTGTTTACGCTGGGAGTAACCTTCACCATCCTGGGGAGTATTCTCTGTCTTTCTATAGTGAAAGGGGTCTCTAAACTTGTGGTATTGCCCGCCGCTTTCTTTTTGATTCTGGGCGCCCTTTTTGCGTATACGGCGGTTCAGGTGAGCCGAAAAAGTGGGTACCTATACTTTTCTGCCTTTTGCTTTCAGATAGGGCTTCTTGTGTTGGGTCTAGCCCTCCAGATTATTCCCATTCCTTTCTATCGATTGTGGCCTCTCCTTGCTATTATTGCGGGACTTTCCTTTATACCGGTAATCCGTTTTAATAAAAGAAAACCAGTGGCGGTATTTTTAGTACCTGCCATTGCGTTTGTCGGTATCGGAGTGGTACTGCTCATATTTTCTTTCCATGTGGTGGATTTCTCCTTCCGTCGTTTTCTTATTACGTGGTGGCCCCTTTTCCTTTTGATAGGGGGTCTTATGCTTTTTCTCATTTCTTTATTTCCCTTCGAACCTAAAGAGGTGCATAAAAAGCAAAGAATACAACGTCCTCATAAAAGACCTCTTTCAAAGGACGGAACAGAATAA
- a CDS encoding tetratricopeptide repeat protein, whose protein sequence is MTDKSSLFSDSYFTTAPTQYQASILSDLFSLLQEETYPGETQFSIVREIATQYLQTKDYHRLINFVTLWSTTHPEDPYQSYLLFMVAYAYLEQGMKPVAALYFDRIVKNYPDLMVQGKSIHLECLNRLIELVPNPQQQIWYYQELISRFPQYIDLGKAYFLLAKNYEKIGKWEEAIQNYSKFLPYYTSIIPGYPDALDYAKKIVDFYNSPKDWTFDSLDSLVKAIKGALDSGNSNLLNRYKAKVNFFALSWGQEYDDRSSGEEVAFSPFMAGNRIRYAAEVDASSNPNEAFLKTWGWSQRMSTWYFYFRKINFPADPNIHGRWEWAGIFYGEKL, encoded by the coding sequence TTGACAGACAAATCGTCCCTTTTCTCCGATTCCTACTTTACCACCGCTCCCACCCAATATCAGGCTAGCATCCTGTCAGATCTCTTTAGCCTCCTCCAGGAAGAAACATATCCGGGCGAAACCCAGTTTTCAATTGTACGAGAAATAGCTACCCAATATCTCCAGACAAAGGATTACCATCGGCTTATCAACTTCGTAACCCTCTGGAGCACCACCCATCCAGAGGATCCCTATCAATCATACCTTCTTTTCATGGTCGCCTATGCCTATCTTGAGCAGGGGATGAAACCGGTGGCGGCCCTGTATTTTGATAGGATAGTGAAAAACTATCCCGATCTTATGGTACAGGGCAAGTCTATTCATCTGGAATGTCTTAATAGGCTTATCGAACTGGTACCCAACCCGCAGCAGCAGATCTGGTATTACCAGGAATTGATAAGCCGCTTTCCCCAGTACATTGATCTTGGGAAAGCCTATTTTCTCCTTGCAAAAAACTATGAAAAAATTGGCAAATGGGAAGAGGCTATTCAAAATTATTCTAAGTTCCTTCCTTACTATACCAGCATCATACCCGGATATCCTGACGCCCTTGACTATGCAAAAAAAATAGTAGACTTTTATAATTCCCCGAAGGATTGGACCTTTGATTCTTTAGACTCCCTGGTTAAAGCCATAAAGGGGGCCCTGGATTCGGGTAATAGTAACCTCCTTAATCGCTATAAAGCAAAGGTAAACTTTTTTGCCCTTTCCTGGGGACAGGAATATGACGATCGTTCTAGTGGAGAGGAAGTAGCCTTTTCGCCCTTTATGGCGGGGAACAGGATCCGCTATGCCGCTGAGGTCGACGCAAGTTCTAATCCTAACGAGGCTTTTCTAAAAACCTGGGGATGGAGTCAACGGATGTCCACCTGGTACTTTTACTTCCGAAAAATTAATTTTCCCGCCGACCCCAATATCCATGGCCGCTGGGAATGGGCAGGTATTTTCTATGGGGAAAAACTATGA